The Primulina huaijiensis isolate GDHJ02 chromosome 9, ASM1229523v2, whole genome shotgun sequence genomic interval aattatttattattatttcatatatctgacaaaaatatatataatagatgaCATCAAGGATCAAACACAGTACCTTTGTTTCAACCTCCAGCACTGCAGAAAACTGACGTTGGGAAAAATAAGAGCGTATGGCTGTTGCCGTAGAATTAGTATATTTCAAAGATTTAACAACTCCCAACATGGAATCAATCCCAGAAACTGGATTCCCAACTTGTAATTGTATCTCAGCCTTTTCTAATGTTACCTCATTTTCCCTTGCACCCAAAATGATCTCTACCTCATTGTTTCTCCGCTccaactctcccttttcatctTGCAGCTCTTTGATTTTCTTGATCGTCATTTCGAGTATCGATTTCTGATCACTCTGTGATTGAAAAAAACGCTATACAGTTGATGCAGCTGAATTAATACGTACGTTGATATAAATTAGCTGGTTCTGATGatcattttcatattttgatatataatgtCACctcaatatatcatatatatacacTATCTCGATATCTCTGTGAACTCGAACACCTATAACTTGAAGTTGTAATCACAAGCTCTTTATAGGCCTGGTCAACATTTCAATTTGAAATGTAGGCCTCTGCACTGCATTTTTACACTTCAGAGGCCTATATTTCGAATTCAAATGTTGACCAGgctcattttcaaaatttccccCTCTCCATGGCCTAGTCCATGCAGCTACCGAACTACGTACGAGAGTGAACTTGGATGCATGAGAGAAAAGCTGGACTTTATTTAATtagaaaatcagaaaattgttgtgtgtgtgtgtgtaagcaTGCGTTTGTAGGCAATAATTGATGCAATCTAACCTTAGTTCCTGGTGGCAACAACTCATGCTTAGCTCCATAAAATCGCTTGTGCGTCTCCCTTCTTAACCTCTCACCGATCACATGCTTCTTCCCTCTCCCTCTATCCATTTCTCCAGAAGTATTCCCCGTTCGCACCTGAGTAGTCCAATTCTTCTTCAAGAACTGAATCATCCTTTTGTTTACATTTCCGCGAGTCGATCCATTCGCATCGGTCTTCGATAGGGGTTCATTTGTGTAGCTTAAAAAAGCACTCTTGTTGTTCATGCTGAGTACCTCTTGAAGCCATAACGTACTGCCTGGAGAGAGGTGCAAGAACTCGTCCATGGTGGCTAATTCtcttttcttcattttcatatttttaacgGCTATTTTGAAGTGTCTGGGGCAAGGGATTTTCTCGTAGAAGGGATTGGCTTGTGTCCATATTGTGCTGTGTGGACCTTTCTCGCAATAAACGTGTCCACCCGATTGCCCAAATTATTTCGtggttatttttttttcaaaacgcAAAGTAAATTTAGACACTCAGCTGCGTCTACTACTTTAGAGTACAgttattttatattgttaaatttcatttcttttttgcAATTTAGATATTTTTTCATCGTTTTTGTTGATGTGACACACTATACAGGTTAGCGAGACGTCaaaaaaatgcttaaaattttaaaataagataaaaatagTAGACTGGCCGGTTAGCTGCCCAAAGAAATACGAACGCCGGGGACGAGTAAGAACTACATAAATATGTTCACGAGTAAGAACAAATGTTTGACTtgaaatgatagaattcatgacACAGCGTTAATTTTATAAACGTGACACTGCACACGTCACATGTATTCTGTAATCTTGGttatatttcaataaatttattatttattatttataattttaaaaaatcaaattatctGTATTACtgtatataacataaattatgCACACATGGAATGGATTACTAGTATAAATTTAACTATGTAATTGTGAAATGAATTCTATATAGGAAACAATAAGTTTAGACTCATATAttatttgaagaacaaaatctAATGTATTcaaatcaaaaaattaaatgatattttcttttgtaaCGTATATACGTAGTAAAAATCTATTTcatatgttaattattatttttttttttgaagatcatatgttaattattatttaatataaatatataatgtataCAAACTCTATAAGCTTTCAAATTATGCTGAATAGTAACTGCTGAAGTGGTGTTAATTGTGGAACCAAAGTCGGAAAATTTGTGAGGAATCAGGGATTGTAATGATATTTGGCCACTAACAAAGACAAATTATGAGAAGTTTAGGGAAAATATTTTCTGTCCATATCTATGTTTGATATACAAGAACATGTTTAAGTTCTGTACAATAATGACAAAACAAGAATGTAGTCAAGATGGAAATCAAGATTTCTTAGGTAAATTCTACAAAACTAGCTTCACTGATGTTTATGGCATATTTCTCTGCGGCACTAAGTGTGACTGATGCTTTTCTGTCCATACATCTCTTCAGATTCTGTCTCTGAATCCTCTTCGAAATCATATGGGAAACTTGTTTCCGCACAGGCATTGGGATCGGGATCATTAGTTTCATCTAATACATCGTTCACGCCGTCGTAGATGCCGAGGTCAGTGCCATCTCCTTCCACCTGATTAAAAAGGATTGAAGAGAAGGGAAGGAATAAGAGAATCGTATTTTTGGAGCAAAAGTTGAACATCATTCCCACAAGATGGTGATCAACAACTTTTCGTAATTTTGTAATGGAAATGACGTTAAACACAAACCTCACTGTCCTCATTTTCTGTAGAGTAAGCAGAGTCGAGTTTATTGTACAGTTCTTCATCTCCCTTGTCTTTCACGGCGGCCATTTGTTCCTATAGTTGCAAGATAATGATTCTATTAACGTTTCCCAAAGGAAAAGCAAATACGGGTTTAAAAAtgtacaaaaaatataatacacTAGACAGTAGCATGAGCCGTAATAGGAAAAGCTGTACCAGTTCACTTCTCAGCTGGTTTACTCGTGTTTGCACCGTTGAAACATGGTTCATGAGGGCCTGCAAATGAACAGTATAAGCTGAAGCGTAAGTTACCTTTTTTGAGCTGCCAGTACATAAAATTACAAAATGCATGTGGTACCTGGTGCCTTTGAAGTTCAATTGACCGGGCCAATGCTTTTCGCTTTGTTAAGAGATTCTTGGGCCTTAGCAATGAGGGCCTTTTATAATCCCGACCTCGAAAAACAATTACCGCATAGCCCTTTGATATTTTGTCCACCGAGACCAACACGCCACCACTCTCAGCTTCTAGTGCAAGTGCAATTCTCTTAACCTCCTCAACTTTTGGGGCCTTCACAATGAGCTTGACCAATTCTCGATATTTCCAGTGCAAGTGCATATTCTCCACAGTACCACCAAAAACTCCACGCCTACCTGAAGAAAATAGTGTGCGAGTCTGTGACAACAAATTTACTAACTCAAAAAATAACTTTGGAAAACAATACGGATCTTTTTACCGAGAAGTAAAAATGCTTTCATCCTCAAACCAAGTTTCCTAAACATAAACCTCTCCTCATCACTAAGGCTTTCTGGATCTCGTGGAGGATCTGCGGGATTTAAAGATTCCTCTACCTTGTAGACGGCTCTTTCAGCCTTTGTTAGCTTTCTCTCAGCCTGGTCGGAGAAATTTATCAAATTGGCATACATAGATGAGAGGTATGAATAACATGATAACCTAGTAATGTTTTGTATTGATTGCTAAGTATGATGCGTAAAACAGTGGAAAGGAGGCGGAATTTATACGGTTTTAAATTTATGAAACTCACAAAATCAAGCTTCTTCTCCAGCTTTTTAACAAGGTTGGCATGCCTTAACAATTCTGCTTCTCTCATCACTTTTGCCTTGTTATCATCATCCAATCGCTTTCCCCATCTAGAATCTGCCTCTAAAGTTTCTTTGAGTGTACCTGCAGTTCCAACTTCATTAGGTTCTCTCAAAACTGGAGAAACTAAGGATAATGCTCTAAACCGAGCTTGTTCTTCTTCATCTTGTAAAGTCTTCGCCAATCTCTCCTGTTCCAGCAATGCTTCGGCAACATCTGGTGACAAAAAATTCTTCCCTCTATAAAATACCAGGAAGTCCTTGTTTCTTGACAGTAGCATGCCACCGGTTAATCTCTGCATCAAGTTAATATTGAGTATATTCTAATATTGAAGTTCATGAATTATGTCAGTGCTTATGGTGAATCAAATATTGGAGAGCATATCTTCAATCACAAAAAGCAGAAGACAATCAATTCATTTCAGTTGAATATTCTTGCATTACAAGTGATATACCATCACATTCTTGGGAATTACACTCCCATATACTAACCACCTTCACTACTCTTTATTGATGGTTTCACTCAATGAGTTTAATTTCAATGTTAAGGTCTCAAAATGAGCATCGCGTGTTACCTTGAGATCTTCAGCCATTCTTTCACTTGTTGTTAGCTGGACTCCCCGTTTTAATGCAATTTTTGCAATTGAACTCCGTTCCCATAACTTTATCATGGCTACAGCCAACCCTTGAAGTTGCCTGCCTCTTCCTGAAGATGCCAACCATTATGCAAAGGTTCCTGCTCACAAAATGTCCTGTTTATAAGAAAAGTTGCATACCTAGTGCAAAATGTGGTGGCAGAACTCTGGCAAGCCTTCGTAGAGCGGTTCCTTCCTTCGTTCCAACGGTCGATCTCACACCATAAGGGAGTAATCTAAAGGGAGGCTGAAAACCAGGAATAACTCCTGGAAGTAAATCAGCATCAATGGGTAGTGGACCT includes:
- the LOC140983757 gene encoding transcription factor bHLH92, whose product is MDEFLHLSPGSTLWLQEVLSMNNKSAFLSYTNEPLSKTDANGSTRGNVNKRMIQFLKKNWTTQVRTGNTSGEMDRGRGKKHVIGERLRRETHKRFYGAKHELLPPGTKSDQKSILEMTIKKIKELQDEKGELERRNNEVEIILGARENEVTLEKAEIQLQVGNPVSGIDSMLGVVKSLKYTNSTATAIRSYFSQRQFSAVLEVETKMKAADVEREVRRNLFQVE
- the LOC140984375 gene encoding CRM-domain containing factor CFM3A, chloroplastic/mitochondrial, whose translation is MAITSSYQIYPRKALYMDSLQSSVCKLHFRTTLQFIRYSSSIPFKKRSFCATNDTFNSDPNSRGSPPKRSNLSPKIKNGSPHTVRDRHVSPKNSWLDKWNEAQKPNWQKRPQSVLDYKIRGEISDSEESTSTSTGGSTMERIVEKLKKFGYMDDVSEKDGNVGRVVEKGSMDDIFYIEEGLMPNTRGGFSKDYPFGDKNLVKSGNGKVRFPWEKNVVDDEKPSLDSRKSRSLAELTLPESELRRLKNLALRIKNKTRIGGAGVTQEVVEMIHDKWRTSEIVRLKIEGAPALNMKRIHEILERKTGGLVIWRSGSSVSIYRGVTYEDPTLKLKKRIFTKNEIYTASSDKAGQDSSKFDPSGHTDGPQESVGGDTVDKSTEAPSVMKYEDEVEELLDCLGPRYTDWPGEGPLPIDADLLPGVIPGFQPPFRLLPYGVRSTVGTKEGTALRRLARVLPPHFALGRGRQLQGLAVAMIKLWERSSIAKIALKRGVQLTTSERMAEDLKRLTGGMLLSRNKDFLVFYRGKNFLSPDVAEALLEQERLAKTLQDEEEQARFRALSLVSPVLREPNEVGTAGTLKETLEADSRWGKRLDDDNKAKVMREAELLRHANLVKKLEKKLDFAERKLTKAERAVYKVEESLNPADPPRDPESLSDEERFMFRKLGLRMKAFLLLGRRGVFGGTVENMHLHWKYRELVKLIVKAPKVEEVKRIALALEAESGGVLVSVDKISKGYAVIVFRGRDYKRPSLLRPKNLLTKRKALARSIELQRHQALMNHVSTVQTRVNQLRSELEQMAAVKDKGDEELYNKLDSAYSTENEDSEVEGDGTDLGIYDGVNDVLDETNDPDPNACAETSFPYDFEEDSETESEEMYGQKSISHT